Proteins co-encoded in one Cytobacillus sp. NJ13 genomic window:
- a CDS encoding helix-turn-helix domain-containing protein: MSQPLEKILNMTDIDEITEMVSTFLKKPVVIEDEQFSLLAYSSYYIEHFDMANQQTIFSKRWPIPILEKFMDEGIVDQLKTIPEPFRIKKMEEIGLNQRVVVSAKYKEQILGFIWVQELEGSLSESEMNFLHDVSFHIGKLLYQKNLKKLRKEEEKHQFYQKIIDRTYQTEDQIKWEAANVKIILPEAFIINVFSVVQADEEIFAELNETVRLFANALSHPAHIFTNQHEIIVMIGSSSPAPGSLSEDAHELTNTVLSQFRSQTVYAGIGGEYSSILKLRKSYAEALEVIKAAKFIGSPEELPYEYKKLWVFRYLEPIALHNSLTKYVNEDLIKLQKKDLESQTSLLKTLEVYLLNNCRLKPTAEQLFIHTNTLKYRMKQITDLTSIDFDDFNTRCQLYIDLQLLKRKK; encoded by the coding sequence ATGAGCCAGCCGCTGGAGAAAATCCTTAATATGACAGATATTGATGAGATCACAGAAATGGTCAGCACTTTTTTAAAGAAACCCGTTGTCATCGAGGATGAACAATTCTCGCTGCTGGCCTATAGCTCGTATTATATTGAACATTTTGATATGGCAAATCAGCAGACTATATTTTCGAAGAGATGGCCCATTCCCATTTTGGAGAAATTCATGGATGAAGGCATTGTTGATCAGTTAAAGACAATTCCTGAGCCTTTTAGAATTAAGAAAATGGAAGAAATCGGCCTTAACCAGCGCGTGGTTGTAAGTGCAAAATATAAAGAGCAGATACTGGGTTTTATATGGGTTCAGGAATTAGAAGGCTCTCTATCTGAAAGTGAAATGAACTTTCTGCATGATGTTTCCTTCCATATTGGAAAGCTATTATATCAGAAAAACCTGAAAAAACTGCGCAAAGAAGAAGAAAAACATCAATTTTATCAAAAGATTATTGATCGTACCTATCAGACGGAAGATCAGATCAAATGGGAGGCGGCCAATGTTAAAATCATCCTCCCTGAGGCCTTTATCATCAACGTATTTTCTGTCGTGCAGGCAGATGAAGAGATATTTGCGGAATTGAATGAAACCGTTCGGCTGTTTGCAAATGCCCTCAGCCATCCAGCTCACATATTTACAAACCAGCATGAAATTATCGTCATGATCGGCAGCAGTTCCCCTGCACCTGGCAGCCTATCAGAAGACGCACATGAATTAACCAATACCGTTCTTAGCCAATTCAGATCACAGACTGTGTATGCAGGGATCGGAGGAGAATATTCCTCCATCTTAAAACTGCGCAAAAGCTATGCAGAGGCTCTGGAGGTCATCAAAGCCGCCAAATTCATTGGATCACCTGAAGAATTGCCGTATGAATATAAAAAGCTATGGGTATTCCGTTATTTAGAACCTATTGCTCTGCATAACAGCCTGACTAAATATGTAAATGAAGACCTTATTAAGCTGCAGAAAAAAGACCTGGAAAGTCAGACCAGCCTGCTGAAGACGCTTGAAGTGTATTTATTGAACAACTGCCGCCTTAAGCCGACAGCGGAACAGCTTTTCATCCATACAAATACATTAAAATACCGAATGAAACAAATTACTGATTTAACATCCATCGACTTTGATGACTTTAACACAAGATGCCAGCTGTACATTGATTTACAGCTGCTCAAGCGGAAGAAATAA
- a CDS encoding histidine kinase: MKNRKFIVIPIMIFVAATAMWMLNKDYQQIDMLIRLMIAAGAALLSGVISYFLFKPEKEEQ; the protein is encoded by the coding sequence TTGAAAAATAGAAAGTTTATTGTCATCCCCATTATGATTTTTGTAGCTGCAACGGCAATGTGGATGCTTAATAAAGATTATCAGCAAATAGATATGCTGATCCGATTGATGATAGCAGCTGGTGCAGCACTATTATCAGGAGTCATCTCATATTTTTTATTCAAGCCGGAAAAAGAAGAACAATAA
- a CDS encoding NAD(P)H-binding protein yields MKVIVIGANGDVGEHVIRKLAERKLEALAVAANENQIEDLVKLGAAHAIVYDEQKLIPYLETSDAVIYLTGVNPKKHTSKTVMVDHQSISDIIQLAQKSGVRRFVMMSAVKAEESETDPSRKIAAKDLPEDMLKAANLVYTVIRIGRLTDNPGSGRITLSDKIHDRDAEIPREDAAEVLVESIDKEAIFNSTIEAASGDTAIREALSQF; encoded by the coding sequence ATGAAAGTGATTGTAATCGGTGCCAATGGAGATGTGGGTGAGCATGTAATCAGGAAGCTCGCAGAGAGGAAGCTTGAAGCTCTTGCCGTTGCCGCAAATGAAAACCAAATTGAAGATCTTGTAAAACTGGGTGCAGCCCATGCAATTGTTTATGACGAGCAAAAGCTGATCCCCTATCTTGAGACATCAGATGCAGTGATTTATTTAACCGGCGTCAATCCTAAAAAACATACGAGCAAAACTGTCATGGTCGATCACCAATCTATTTCAGATATCATTCAATTGGCACAAAAATCCGGTGTCAGACGATTTGTGATGATGAGTGCAGTCAAAGCGGAGGAAAGTGAAACGGATCCTTCCCGCAAGATTGCGGCGAAGGATCTTCCAGAGGATATGCTTAAAGCGGCCAATTTGGTCTACACGGTTATTCGGATTGGCCGATTAACGGACAATCCCGGCAGCGGAAGGATTACCCTGTCAGATAAAATACATGACCGGGATGCTGAGATTCCGCGTGAGGACGCAGCCGAAGTTCTAGTAGAGTCTATTGATAAAGAAGCTATTTTTAATTCAACCATAGAGGCAGCCTCAGGCGACACCGCTATACGAGAAGCCTTAAGCCAGTTTTAA
- a CDS encoding FMN-binding glutamate synthase family protein: MSLTDYLVIALFIFISLVIFVPVILFIYWYVKDDRQKQHSILRNFPVIGKVRYITEKVGPELRQYLFNNDTEGKPFSRKEYQDVVKAGKYKERLIGFGSIRDFDEEGFYIRNTLFPKLVDEMKVDNTQKVKTRVYKVDGDNLFSRKEHSEEKLADPYYLRDEDAVVLGDKTCRQPFRVKGLVGQSAMSYGSLGEKAITALSKGLGLAGGTWMNTGEGGLSQYHLAGSPDIIMQIGPDMFGVRKANGEFSWEEFKKKSELPEVKAFELKLAQGAKTRGGHVEGEKVTEEIASIRLVEVGKTINSPNRFYEFDDAPSMFDFIEELRSVGGKPVGMKIVVGDLDALENMISYMKESGKGPDFITVDGGEGGTGATYQELADSVGLPIQSALTVVDEMLREYGVRDRVKIIASGKLITPDKIAIALAMGADLVNIARGFMISVGCIMAQVCHTNHCPAGVATTDKKLQDGLIVDEKHYRVCNYVISLREGLFNLAAAAGIDNPTQFERKHIVHKDKFGRVSPIEDILHAAKRAQLQKES, from the coding sequence ATGAGTTTAACAGATTACCTTGTCATTGCATTATTTATATTCATTTCATTAGTTATTTTTGTACCAGTCATTCTATTTATTTATTGGTATGTAAAAGATGACAGGCAGAAACAGCACTCCATACTCAGAAACTTCCCGGTAATTGGGAAGGTGCGATACATCACAGAAAAAGTAGGTCCAGAGTTAAGACAATACCTATTCAATAATGATACAGAAGGCAAACCTTTTTCGAGAAAAGAATACCAGGATGTTGTCAAAGCCGGCAAATACAAAGAAAGACTAATAGGATTCGGATCTATAAGAGATTTTGATGAAGAAGGCTTCTATATACGCAATACCCTGTTCCCTAAACTCGTTGATGAGATGAAGGTGGATAATACACAGAAAGTAAAAACACGTGTATATAAAGTGGATGGAGACAATCTGTTTTCAAGAAAGGAACACAGCGAAGAAAAATTGGCCGATCCTTACTATCTGCGGGATGAAGATGCGGTGGTTCTTGGAGATAAAACCTGCCGGCAGCCATTCAGAGTCAAGGGACTTGTAGGACAATCGGCCATGAGCTATGGCTCTCTTGGCGAAAAAGCAATCACTGCACTTTCTAAAGGCCTTGGCCTTGCCGGCGGCACCTGGATGAATACTGGTGAAGGCGGCTTGTCTCAGTATCATTTGGCTGGAAGCCCCGACATCATTATGCAAATTGGCCCTGATATGTTCGGCGTCCGAAAGGCAAACGGGGAATTTTCATGGGAAGAATTTAAAAAGAAAAGTGAACTGCCTGAGGTAAAAGCCTTTGAACTAAAGCTTGCGCAGGGTGCGAAAACCCGCGGCGGCCACGTTGAAGGTGAAAAAGTAACCGAAGAAATTGCCAGTATCCGGCTTGTAGAGGTTGGCAAAACGATAAACAGTCCAAACCGTTTTTATGAATTTGATGACGCCCCTTCTATGTTCGACTTTATTGAGGAGCTCCGGAGTGTAGGCGGAAAGCCTGTCGGAATGAAAATAGTGGTAGGCGATCTTGATGCACTTGAGAACATGATTTCCTATATGAAGGAGAGCGGCAAAGGCCCTGATTTTATTACAGTTGATGGCGGTGAAGGCGGAACAGGCGCTACTTATCAGGAGCTTGCAGACAGTGTGGGGCTCCCCATCCAATCCGCCCTGACAGTTGTGGATGAAATGCTGAGAGAGTACGGAGTCAGAGACCGTGTAAAAATTATCGCTTCCGGTAAATTAATCACTCCTGATAAAATCGCCATTGCTCTTGCGATGGGAGCGGATCTTGTCAATATTGCCAGGGGCTTTATGATCAGCGTCGGCTGCATCATGGCCCAAGTCTGCCATACCAATCACTGTCCTGCAGGGGTTGCGACAACCGACAAGAAGCTGCAGGATGGATTGATTGTTGATGAAAAGCATTACCGGGTCTGCAACTATGTCATCTCTCTAAGAGAAGGATTATTTAATCTTGCGGCAGCTGCAGGAATCGATAATCCCACCCAATTTGAAAGAAAACATATTGTCCATAAAGATAAATTCGGCAGAGTCTCTCCTATCGAAGATATACTGCATGCAGCCAAACGCGCCCAGCTGCAGAAAGAAAGCTGA